In the Gopherus flavomarginatus isolate rGopFla2 chromosome 6, rGopFla2.mat.asm, whole genome shotgun sequence genome, one interval contains:
- the VPS51 gene encoding vacuolar protein sorting-associated protein 51 homolog isoform X2, whose amino-acid sequence MKNDFKKMEDEMDCLAANMAVITEFSARISSTLQDQHEQITKLSGVHMLLRKLQFLFELPARLTKCVELEAYGQAVRYYSKARSILHQYQHMPSFQGIQDDCQKIMANLAQKLREKFRDGGSGAKDLAECVELLLQLDEPAEELCDEFLSHARCRLKAELEALEAELGQPGGAPITDILEFIDRGCNIFVSNMCLVIASYQELFVSREGMQGITRMAQDKLVAFVNSLMETYFSLVERRIQLEKGVGDNSLLVRALDRFHRRLQALAKLLPASNVAAEGTEIVVRAAKERIHQYLLALQSFYQDCLTDVRQSLAAPRLAGKESPNLAELLGTISASVLNQIKSVLTYVHLFTAKDITFSNKPYFKGEFCSQGVREGLIVGFIKSICQTARQFCETTGDKGGSTPPALLLLLSRLCLDYETSTISYILTLTDEQFLVQDHYPITPVTSLCAEAREAAQRLLNHYVKVQGLIISQMLRKSVETRDWVNTIEPRNVRAVMKRVVEDTTSIDVQVGLLYEEGVRKAQSSDSSKRTFSVYSSSRQQSRYAPSYTPSAPLDTNLLSNIQKLFSERIDIFSPVEFNKVSVLTGIIKISLKTFLECVRLRTFGRYGLQQIQVDCYYLQLYLWRFVCDENLVHFLLDEIVGSTAHRCLDPVPMEQSVIEVICERG is encoded by the exons ATGAAGAATGACTTCAAGAAGATGGAGGACGAGATGGATTGCCTGGCTGCCAACATGGCTGTCATCACGGAGTTCAGCGCCCGCATCAGCAGCACCCTGCAGGACCAGCATGAGCAGATCACCAAGCTTTCGG GGGTCCACATGCTTCTGCGCAAGCTGCagttcctctttgagctgcctgCCCGCCTCACTAAGTGTGTGGAGCTGGAGGCCTATGGACAGGCAGTGCGCTACTACAGCAAAGCCCGCTCTATTCTGCACCAGTACCAGCACATGCCCTCCTTCCAGGGCATCCAGGACGACTGTCAGAAGATCATGGCCAACCTGGCGCAGAAGCTGCGGGAGAAATTCAG GGacgggggctcaggggcaaaggaCCTGGCTGAGTGTGTGGAGCTGCTGCTACAGCTGGATGAACCAGCAGAGGAGCTGTGTGACGAATTCCTTTCCCATGCCCGCTGCCGGTTGAAGGCTGAGCTGGAGGCCCTagaagcagagctggggcagccagGTGGTGCCCCTATCACTGACATCCTGGAGTTCATCGACCGTGGCTGCAACATCTTTGTCAGCAACATGTGCCTGGTGATCGCCTCCTACCAGGAGCTCTTTGTCAGCCGAGAAGGAATGCAGGGCATCACCCGCATGGCACAGGACAAGCTGGTGGCCTTTGTCAACTCCCTCATGGAGACATACTTCTCCCTGGTGGAGCGGCGCATCCAGTTGGAGAAAGGGGTCGGGGACAACTCACTGCTGGTGCGGGCCCTGGACCGCTTCCACCGGCGCCTACAAGCCCTGGCCAAGCTGCTGCCAGCCTCCAACGTGGCAGCAGAGGGCACGGAGATTGTGGTGCGGGCTGCCAAGGAGCGCATCCACCAGTACCTGCTGGCCCTGCAGAGCTTCTACCAGGACTGTCTGACAGACGTGCGCCAGTCGCTAGCTGCCCCGCGCCTGGCAGGCAAGGAGAGCCCCAACCTGGCCGAGCTGCTGGGCACCATCTCAGCCTCTGTCCTTAACCAGATCAAGTCTGTGCTCACCTACGTCCACCTCTTCACGGCAAAGGACATCACTTTCTCCAACAAGCCCTACTTCAAG GGTGAGTTCTGCAGCCAAGGTGTCCGCGAGGGCCTGATCGTTGGCTTCATCAAGTCCATCTGCCAGACGGCACGGCAgttctgtgagaccacaggggacaAGGGTGGCtccactccccctgccctgctgctcctgctttcccgCCTCTGCCTGGACTACGAGACCTCCACCATCAGCTACATCCTCACCCTGACCGACGAGCAGTTCCTAGTGCAG GACCACTACCCCATCACCCCGGTTACCAGCCTGTGTGCAGAGGCCCGCGAGGCAGCCCAGAGGCTGCTCAACCACTACGTGAAGGTGCAGGGGCTGATCATCTCGCAGATGCTGCGCAAGAGTGTGGAGACACGCGACTGGGTCAACACCATTGAGCCACGCAATGTGCGGGCTGTCATGAAGAGGGTGGTGGAGGACACCACCTCCATCGACGTGCAG GTGGGGCTCCTGTACGAGGAGGGCGTCCGCAAGGCCCAGAGCAGTGACTCCAGCAAGAGGACCTTCTCTGTGTACAGCAGCTCCCGGCAGCAGAGCCGCTACGCACCCAGCTACACGCCCAG TGCCCCCCTGGACACTAACCTCCTGAGTAACATTCAGAAGCTCTTCTCTGAGCGCATTGACATCTTCAGCCCCGTGGAATTCAACAAG GTCTCCGTCCTGACCGGCATCATCAAGATCAGCCTCAAGACCTTCCTGGAGTGCGTGCGGCTGCGGACCTTTGGGCGCTACGGCCTGCAGCAGATCCAGGTGGACTGCTACTATCTACAGCTCTACCTGTGGCGCTTTGTCTGCGATGAGAACCTGGTGCACTTCTTGCTAGATGAGATTGTGGGCAGCACAGCCCACCGCTGCCTGGACCCTGTGCCCATGGAGCAGAGTGTCATCGAGGTCATCTGTGAGAGGGGCTGA
- the VPS51 gene encoding vacuolar protein sorting-associated protein 51 homolog isoform X1: MSGPLPGPAEPGSEPPGGKRRPHGMLKLYYGLPDPAGEARGGLAPGGDPGGPTDINGAHFDPEVFLTKLRKECSLTQLMDCETDMVKQIRALDSDMQTLVYENYNKFISATDTIRKMKNDFKKMEDEMDCLAANMAVITEFSARISSTLQDQHEQITKLSGVHMLLRKLQFLFELPARLTKCVELEAYGQAVRYYSKARSILHQYQHMPSFQGIQDDCQKIMANLAQKLREKFRDGGSGAKDLAECVELLLQLDEPAEELCDEFLSHARCRLKAELEALEAELGQPGGAPITDILEFIDRGCNIFVSNMCLVIASYQELFVSREGMQGITRMAQDKLVAFVNSLMETYFSLVERRIQLEKGVGDNSLLVRALDRFHRRLQALAKLLPASNVAAEGTEIVVRAAKERIHQYLLALQSFYQDCLTDVRQSLAAPRLAGKESPNLAELLGTISASVLNQIKSVLTYVHLFTAKDITFSNKPYFKGEFCSQGVREGLIVGFIKSICQTARQFCETTGDKGGSTPPALLLLLSRLCLDYETSTISYILTLTDEQFLVQDHYPITPVTSLCAEAREAAQRLLNHYVKVQGLIISQMLRKSVETRDWVNTIEPRNVRAVMKRVVEDTTSIDVQVGLLYEEGVRKAQSSDSSKRTFSVYSSSRQQSRYAPSYTPSAPLDTNLLSNIQKLFSERIDIFSPVEFNKVSVLTGIIKISLKTFLECVRLRTFGRYGLQQIQVDCYYLQLYLWRFVCDENLVHFLLDEIVGSTAHRCLDPVPMEQSVIEVICERG; the protein is encoded by the exons ATGTCGGGTCCCCTGCCGGGGCCGGCCGAGCCCGGCTCGGAGCCGCCGGGCGGGAAGCGGCGGCCGCACGGGATGCTGAAGCTCTACTACGGGCTGCCGGACCCGGCGGGGGAGGCTCGGGGCGGCCTGGCCCCAGGAGGGGATCCGGGGGGAcctactgacatcaatggggcGCACTTCGACCCGGAAGTATTCCTCACTAAG CTGAGGAAGGAGTGCTCACTAACCCAGCTTATGGACTGTGAGACTGACATGGTAAAGCAGATCCGCGCCCTGGACAGCGACATGCAGACCTTGGTCTATGAGAACTACAACAAGTTCATCTCAGCCACAG ACACAATCCGCAAGATGAAGAATGACTTCAAGAAGATGGAGGACGAGATGGATTGCCTGGCTGCCAACATGGCTGTCATCACGGAGTTCAGCGCCCGCATCAGCAGCACCCTGCAGGACCAGCATGAGCAGATCACCAAGCTTTCGG GGGTCCACATGCTTCTGCGCAAGCTGCagttcctctttgagctgcctgCCCGCCTCACTAAGTGTGTGGAGCTGGAGGCCTATGGACAGGCAGTGCGCTACTACAGCAAAGCCCGCTCTATTCTGCACCAGTACCAGCACATGCCCTCCTTCCAGGGCATCCAGGACGACTGTCAGAAGATCATGGCCAACCTGGCGCAGAAGCTGCGGGAGAAATTCAG GGacgggggctcaggggcaaaggaCCTGGCTGAGTGTGTGGAGCTGCTGCTACAGCTGGATGAACCAGCAGAGGAGCTGTGTGACGAATTCCTTTCCCATGCCCGCTGCCGGTTGAAGGCTGAGCTGGAGGCCCTagaagcagagctggggcagccagGTGGTGCCCCTATCACTGACATCCTGGAGTTCATCGACCGTGGCTGCAACATCTTTGTCAGCAACATGTGCCTGGTGATCGCCTCCTACCAGGAGCTCTTTGTCAGCCGAGAAGGAATGCAGGGCATCACCCGCATGGCACAGGACAAGCTGGTGGCCTTTGTCAACTCCCTCATGGAGACATACTTCTCCCTGGTGGAGCGGCGCATCCAGTTGGAGAAAGGGGTCGGGGACAACTCACTGCTGGTGCGGGCCCTGGACCGCTTCCACCGGCGCCTACAAGCCCTGGCCAAGCTGCTGCCAGCCTCCAACGTGGCAGCAGAGGGCACGGAGATTGTGGTGCGGGCTGCCAAGGAGCGCATCCACCAGTACCTGCTGGCCCTGCAGAGCTTCTACCAGGACTGTCTGACAGACGTGCGCCAGTCGCTAGCTGCCCCGCGCCTGGCAGGCAAGGAGAGCCCCAACCTGGCCGAGCTGCTGGGCACCATCTCAGCCTCTGTCCTTAACCAGATCAAGTCTGTGCTCACCTACGTCCACCTCTTCACGGCAAAGGACATCACTTTCTCCAACAAGCCCTACTTCAAG GGTGAGTTCTGCAGCCAAGGTGTCCGCGAGGGCCTGATCGTTGGCTTCATCAAGTCCATCTGCCAGACGGCACGGCAgttctgtgagaccacaggggacaAGGGTGGCtccactccccctgccctgctgctcctgctttcccgCCTCTGCCTGGACTACGAGACCTCCACCATCAGCTACATCCTCACCCTGACCGACGAGCAGTTCCTAGTGCAG GACCACTACCCCATCACCCCGGTTACCAGCCTGTGTGCAGAGGCCCGCGAGGCAGCCCAGAGGCTGCTCAACCACTACGTGAAGGTGCAGGGGCTGATCATCTCGCAGATGCTGCGCAAGAGTGTGGAGACACGCGACTGGGTCAACACCATTGAGCCACGCAATGTGCGGGCTGTCATGAAGAGGGTGGTGGAGGACACCACCTCCATCGACGTGCAG GTGGGGCTCCTGTACGAGGAGGGCGTCCGCAAGGCCCAGAGCAGTGACTCCAGCAAGAGGACCTTCTCTGTGTACAGCAGCTCCCGGCAGCAGAGCCGCTACGCACCCAGCTACACGCCCAG TGCCCCCCTGGACACTAACCTCCTGAGTAACATTCAGAAGCTCTTCTCTGAGCGCATTGACATCTTCAGCCCCGTGGAATTCAACAAG GTCTCCGTCCTGACCGGCATCATCAAGATCAGCCTCAAGACCTTCCTGGAGTGCGTGCGGCTGCGGACCTTTGGGCGCTACGGCCTGCAGCAGATCCAGGTGGACTGCTACTATCTACAGCTCTACCTGTGGCGCTTTGTCTGCGATGAGAACCTGGTGCACTTCTTGCTAGATGAGATTGTGGGCAGCACAGCCCACCGCTGCCTGGACCCTGTGCCCATGGAGCAGAGTGTCATCGAGGTCATCTGTGAGAGGGGCTGA
- the LOC127054456 gene encoding sororin-B-like isoform X2, with amino-acid sequence MVSIKVSKQLVLTPSMGWGGMSWKDPFVTITFPSKVIFTSASLLLLLVHMGIFGGDLYHFTVTQKFDLMSFHGTTVLLVSHVISFYWALLGTFYTLETNDKVLRGFALTSLDAVSPPPRRRSERITGSPTRRGSQRKPLVEKKMVGSPLPAPAVKRSIMVKKIMPRKQQPAVALTEAEQIPCVTGTAFTPRRSPRISQKAGKENFPVESSEAKGCGSTDANPVLASSLPANASGLVEKAALSTVSITACESPPQDERDVLMTKKVRRSYSRLDASPSLNMSTPTFAHGLQKKCSLFGFEKLLVPDALADVSPVGKVSPAQETPVEPDALGSTKEWDTNIPGISFPKEKRKKRRIPQIDKSELDEWAAQMNAQFEEAEQFDLVVE; translated from the exons ATGGTCAGCATCAAAGTTTCCAAGCAGCTAGTCCTTACACCTAGCATGGGATGGGGAGGTATGAGCTGGAAGGACCCCTTTGTCACCATCACTTTCCCCAGCAAAGTAATCTTCACCAGtgcctccctcctgctgctgctggttcacATGGGTATCTTCGGAGGAGACCTCTACCACTTCACTGTGACCCAGAAGTTCGATCTCATGAGCTTTCATGGCACCACAGTACTACTG GTATCCCATGTGATAAGCTTTTACTGGGCCTTGCTTGGAACATTTTACACCTTGGAGACCAATGACAAGGTTCTCAGGGGGTTTGCcctgacctcgctgg atgctgtctcccctcctccgAGGCGCAGGTCCGAGAGGATCACAGGGTCTCCTACCAGGCGTGGTTCTCAGAGGAAACCTTTGGTGGAGAAGAAGATGGTGGGGAGCCCA CTTCCAGCTCCGGCGGTGAAGCGATCGATCATGGTGAAAAAGATCATGCCCCGAAAACAGCAG CCTGCTGTTGCTTTGACTGAAGCAGAACAAATCCCATGT GTGACTGGTACTGCTTTTACTCCACGGCGCAGCCCCAGG ATCTCCCAGAAGGCAGGAAAGGAAAACTTCCCAGTGGAAAGCAGCGAGGCCAAAGGCTGTGGAAGCACTGATGCTAACCCAgtcttagcatcatctctccctgcCAATGCCTCAGGCCTGGTGGAGAAGGCTGCCCTGTCTACAGTTAGCATCACTGCATGTGAATCTCCTCCTCAGGATGAGAGGGATGTGCTGATGACTAAGAAAGTGCGCCGATCCTACAGCCGCCTGGATGCCTCACCCAGCTTGAACATGTCCACACCCACATTCGCCCATGGCCTGCAGAAGAAGTGCTCACTCTTTGGCTTTGAGAAGCTCCTAGTGCCTGATGCACTAGCAGATGTGTCTCCAGTGGGTAAGGTTTCCCCTGCCCAGGAGACTCCAGTGGAGCCCGATGCCTTGGGCTCCACTAAGGAATGGGACACAAATATTCCTGGCATCTCCTTCCCCAAAGAGAAACGGAAGAAAAGGAGGATCCCCCAGATAGAT AAATCTGAATTGGATGAGTGGGCTGCTCAAATGAATGCACAGTTTGAAGAAGCAGAGCAGTTTGATCTTGTTGTGGAATGA
- the ZFPL1 gene encoding zinc finger protein-like 1 isoform X2, giving the protein MGLCKCPKRKVTNLFCFEHRVNVCESCLVANHSKCIVQSYLQWLQDSDYNPNCRLCNTLLSTKDTARLVCYDLFHWSCLNEMAHQLPKNTAPAGYQCPSCKGPIFPPANLVSPVASVLREKLSTVNWARAGLGLPLIDEADTIQETESPDTTDYTDWSSFSATAGPNSEETIQQSALSTYSYSAPPGLSSPQQQQGVNNGGVKEEHSVIDMGNASNETITINAASTPRKVYDTREGGGGSRASGTQIDCDEDKYRRRSTLSWFAQLLKSRSGSKKRQPRSLMQRFVIILLIGGIGFLTLIIVMSKLGRASADNDPNLDPMFNPHIRVGQE; this is encoded by the exons ATGGGGCTGTGTAAATGCCCCAAAAGGAAAGTTACCAACCTTTTCTGTTTTGAGCACCGGGTGAATGTCTGTGAAAGCTGCCTCGTCGCAAACCATTCCAAG TGCATTGTTCAGTCCTATCTCCAGTGGCTTCAGGACAGTGATTACAACCCCAACTGTCGTCTTTGCAACACCCTCCTGTCCACCAAAGATACTGCCCGTCTTGTGTGTTATG ATCTGTTTCACTGGTCATGTCTCAATGAGATGGCACACCAGCTCCCAAAGAACACGGCCCCAGCTGGCTACCAGTGTCCCAGCTGCAAGGGTCCGATCTTCCCCCCAGCCAACCTGGTCAGTCCGGTGGCCTCAGTGCTGCGAGAGAAACTGTCGACCGTGAACTGGGCTCGGGCCGGGCTTGGGCTGCCACTG ATTGATGAGGCTGATACCATACAAGAGACAGAGTCACCTGATACCACAGATTACACTGACTGGTCTAGCTTCTCTG CAACTGCAGGCCCTAACTCAGAGGAGACCATCCAGCAGAGTGCCCTGTCAACCTATTCCTACAGCGCTCCGCCCGGTCTCtcttccccacagcagcagcagggtgtGAACAATGGGGGTGTGAAGGAGGAGCATTCAGTCATCGACATGGGGAATGCTAGCAATGAAACCATCACCATCAATGCAG CCTCTACACCACGGAAGGTCTACGACACCCGGGAGGGTGGGGGCGGCAGCAGGGCATCCGGCACCCAAATCGACTGTGATGAGGACAAGTACCGCCGGCGGTCAACACTCAGTTGGTTCGCGCAGCTTCTGAA GAGTCGCTCTGGGTCCAAGAAGCGGCAGCCAAGATCTCTGATGCAGCGGTTTGTCATCATCCTCCTGATTGGCGGCATCGGCTTCCTAACCCTGATCATCGTCATGTCAAAGCTGGGCCGGGCCTCGGCCGACAATGACCCCAACCTGGACCCCATGTTCAACCCCCACATCCGGGTGGGCCAGGAATGA
- the ZFPL1 gene encoding zinc finger protein-like 1 isoform X1, with protein MGLCKCPKRKVTNLFCFEHRVNVCESCLVANHSKCIVQSYLQWLQDSDYNPNCRLCNTLLSTKDTARLVCYDLFHWSCLNEMAHQLPKNTAPAGYQCPSCKGPIFPPANLVSPVASVLREKLSTVNWARAGLGLPLIDEADTIQETESPDTTDYTDWSSFSATAGPNSEETIQQSALSTYSYSAPPGLSSPQQQQGVNNGGVKEEHSVIDMGNASNETITINAAASTPRKVYDTREGGGGSRASGTQIDCDEDKYRRRSTLSWFAQLLKSRSGSKKRQPRSLMQRFVIILLIGGIGFLTLIIVMSKLGRASADNDPNLDPMFNPHIRVGQE; from the exons ATGGGGCTGTGTAAATGCCCCAAAAGGAAAGTTACCAACCTTTTCTGTTTTGAGCACCGGGTGAATGTCTGTGAAAGCTGCCTCGTCGCAAACCATTCCAAG TGCATTGTTCAGTCCTATCTCCAGTGGCTTCAGGACAGTGATTACAACCCCAACTGTCGTCTTTGCAACACCCTCCTGTCCACCAAAGATACTGCCCGTCTTGTGTGTTATG ATCTGTTTCACTGGTCATGTCTCAATGAGATGGCACACCAGCTCCCAAAGAACACGGCCCCAGCTGGCTACCAGTGTCCCAGCTGCAAGGGTCCGATCTTCCCCCCAGCCAACCTGGTCAGTCCGGTGGCCTCAGTGCTGCGAGAGAAACTGTCGACCGTGAACTGGGCTCGGGCCGGGCTTGGGCTGCCACTG ATTGATGAGGCTGATACCATACAAGAGACAGAGTCACCTGATACCACAGATTACACTGACTGGTCTAGCTTCTCTG CAACTGCAGGCCCTAACTCAGAGGAGACCATCCAGCAGAGTGCCCTGTCAACCTATTCCTACAGCGCTCCGCCCGGTCTCtcttccccacagcagcagcagggtgtGAACAATGGGGGTGTGAAGGAGGAGCATTCAGTCATCGACATGGGGAATGCTAGCAATGAAACCATCACCATCAATGCAG caGCCTCTACACCACGGAAGGTCTACGACACCCGGGAGGGTGGGGGCGGCAGCAGGGCATCCGGCACCCAAATCGACTGTGATGAGGACAAGTACCGCCGGCGGTCAACACTCAGTTGGTTCGCGCAGCTTCTGAA GAGTCGCTCTGGGTCCAAGAAGCGGCAGCCAAGATCTCTGATGCAGCGGTTTGTCATCATCCTCCTGATTGGCGGCATCGGCTTCCTAACCCTGATCATCGTCATGTCAAAGCTGGGCCGGGCCTCGGCCGACAATGACCCCAACCTGGACCCCATGTTCAACCCCCACATCCGGGTGGGCCAGGAATGA
- the LOC127054456 gene encoding sororin-B-like isoform X1 — MAGGGQRRPRSAGAAPAGSRVRGDAVSPPPRRRSERITGSPTRRGSQRKPLVEKKMVGSPLPAPAVKRSIMVKKIMPRKQQPAVALTEAEQIPCVTGTAFTPRRSPRISQKAGKENFPVESSEAKGCGSTDANPVLASSLPANASGLVEKAALSTVSITACESPPQDERDVLMTKKVRRSYSRLDASPSLNMSTPTFAHGLQKKCSLFGFEKLLVPDALADVSPVGKVSPAQETPVEPDALGSTKEWDTNIPGISFPKEKRKKRRIPQIDKSELDEWAAQMNAQFEEAEQFDLVVE; from the exons ATGGCGGGCGGGGGCCAGAGGCGGCCCCGGTCTGCGGGCGCGGCCCCAGCGGGGAGCAGAGTCCGAGGGG atgctgtctcccctcctccgAGGCGCAGGTCCGAGAGGATCACAGGGTCTCCTACCAGGCGTGGTTCTCAGAGGAAACCTTTGGTGGAGAAGAAGATGGTGGGGAGCCCA CTTCCAGCTCCGGCGGTGAAGCGATCGATCATGGTGAAAAAGATCATGCCCCGAAAACAGCAG CCTGCTGTTGCTTTGACTGAAGCAGAACAAATCCCATGT GTGACTGGTACTGCTTTTACTCCACGGCGCAGCCCCAGG ATCTCCCAGAAGGCAGGAAAGGAAAACTTCCCAGTGGAAAGCAGCGAGGCCAAAGGCTGTGGAAGCACTGATGCTAACCCAgtcttagcatcatctctccctgcCAATGCCTCAGGCCTGGTGGAGAAGGCTGCCCTGTCTACAGTTAGCATCACTGCATGTGAATCTCCTCCTCAGGATGAGAGGGATGTGCTGATGACTAAGAAAGTGCGCCGATCCTACAGCCGCCTGGATGCCTCACCCAGCTTGAACATGTCCACACCCACATTCGCCCATGGCCTGCAGAAGAAGTGCTCACTCTTTGGCTTTGAGAAGCTCCTAGTGCCTGATGCACTAGCAGATGTGTCTCCAGTGGGTAAGGTTTCCCCTGCCCAGGAGACTCCAGTGGAGCCCGATGCCTTGGGCTCCACTAAGGAATGGGACACAAATATTCCTGGCATCTCCTTCCCCAAAGAGAAACGGAAGAAAAGGAGGATCCCCCAGATAGAT AAATCTGAATTGGATGAGTGGGCTGCTCAAATGAATGCACAGTTTGAAGAAGCAGAGCAGTTTGATCTTGTTGTGGAATGA